In Pseudoduganella albidiflava, a single window of DNA contains:
- a CDS encoding thymidylate synthase has translation MQQYQQLIETVLAQGSWQDNRTGIRTLSVPGAMMRFDLAQGFPAVTTKRLAFKSVVGELCAFLRASRSAADFRALGCKVWDQNANENAQWLANPYREGVDDLGPVYGVQWRQWPGYKLVDAANTAQREDAYRNGFSEVAPLVENGVEKVLLYKAIDQLRECLDTIVDNPGSRRILFHGWNPAVLDQVALPACHLLYQFIPNATTREISLCLYVRSNDIGLGTPFNIAEGAALLHLVGRLTGYTPRWFTYFIGDAHIYENHMEMVQEQLKREPYDAPRLVIADRVPEFARTGKYEPEWLEKIEPSDFSLEGYRHHPPLTAPMAV, from the coding sequence ATGCAGCAGTACCAGCAACTGATCGAGACCGTCCTTGCCCAGGGTTCCTGGCAAGACAACCGCACGGGCATCCGCACGCTGTCCGTGCCGGGTGCGATGATGCGCTTCGATCTGGCGCAGGGCTTCCCGGCGGTGACGACCAAGCGGCTGGCCTTCAAGTCCGTGGTCGGCGAACTGTGCGCCTTCCTGCGTGCATCGCGCAGCGCGGCGGACTTCCGCGCGCTGGGCTGCAAGGTGTGGGACCAGAACGCCAACGAGAATGCGCAATGGCTGGCCAATCCCTATCGCGAGGGTGTCGACGACCTGGGTCCGGTCTACGGCGTGCAGTGGCGCCAGTGGCCCGGCTACAAGCTGGTCGATGCCGCCAACACGGCGCAGCGGGAAGACGCGTACCGCAACGGGTTCAGCGAAGTGGCGCCGCTGGTGGAAAACGGTGTCGAGAAAGTCCTGCTGTACAAGGCGATCGACCAGCTGCGCGAGTGCCTGGACACCATCGTCGACAACCCGGGCAGCCGCCGCATCCTGTTCCACGGCTGGAACCCGGCCGTGCTGGACCAGGTCGCCCTGCCCGCCTGCCACCTGCTGTACCAGTTCATCCCGAACGCGACGACCAGGGAAATCTCGCTGTGCCTGTACGTGCGCAGCAACGACATCGGCCTGGGCACGCCGTTCAACATCGCCGAAGGCGCCGCGCTGCTGCACCTGGTCGGGCGCCTCACCGGCTACACGCCGCGCTGGTTCACCTACTTCATCGGCGACGCGCACATCTACGAGAACCACATGGAGATGGTGCAGGAACAGCTCAAGCGCGAACCGTACGACGCGCCGCGCCTCGTGATCGCCGACCGCGTGCCGGAATTCGCCCGCACCGGCAAATACGAACCCGAGTGGCTGGAAAAGATCGAACCGTCCGACTTCAGCCTGGAAGGCTACCGGCACCATCCGCCGCTCACCGCGCCGATGGCGGTGTGA
- a CDS encoding TetR/AcrR family transcriptional regulator, producing MRTQTPARQDKIIEAAIACFIRKGFHATSMRDIAKEASVSLGNLYTYFPGKQQLIAEVAELERQGLAPILQSLDEIVSPRIEDVVRILMEYRALNLQPEWAILSAECLAELARTSVLRSAFSENRVLLLNTFASAIERAADTGSLRPAAEPLAIAQLLLDGVEAEALRHAIANEKNSSSAVISSPLLRCLLLA from the coding sequence ATGAGAACCCAGACTCCAGCCCGACAGGACAAAATTATCGAAGCAGCAATCGCCTGCTTTATTCGCAAGGGATTTCATGCAACCAGCATGCGCGATATAGCCAAAGAAGCCAGTGTGAGCTTAGGCAATTTATATACCTATTTTCCGGGTAAGCAGCAATTGATCGCTGAGGTCGCAGAATTGGAGCGACAGGGACTGGCACCGATTCTCCAGAGTCTCGATGAAATCGTTTCACCGCGGATTGAAGATGTCGTACGCATCTTGATGGAGTATCGCGCCCTGAATCTTCAACCTGAATGGGCGATACTTTCCGCGGAATGTCTTGCAGAACTGGCACGAACTTCGGTACTACGCTCGGCCTTCAGCGAAAATCGGGTTCTCCTGTTAAATACATTCGCTTCCGCCATTGAGCGGGCAGCGGATACTGGCAGCTTGAGGCCAGCTGCCGAGCCGCTCGCCATTGCGCAGTTGCTGCTTGATGGGGTAGAGGCCGAAGCATTGCGTCACGCAATAGCGAACGAGAAAAACAGCAGCTCTGCAGTTATTTCCAGCCCACTCCTGCGCTGTTTATTATTGGCATGA
- a CDS encoding DUF418 domain-containing protein codes for MNDPIRHPNRLAGIDVARYIALAGMVFVNFHLAMHAQPARQDWLDTLFKVLEGKASATFVVLAGISLALATRSMDSAKARVSIAPRALFLFVAGCGNLCIFPADILHYYGVYFLLALPLMHARSLILVVLIFVVTVISLWAQLTFDYSTAWNWTTLEYEDLWTWSGFLRNLLFNGFHPVLPWFAFLIFGLLLARLQLEKNHVQVFLAISGLIIMAGTSRVAPYFESYSFRWLFTTTPMPPGPLYFLMGVGTASFLIGGCLWLAARMSCLGWMAKAGKMTLTLYIAHILIGMSILEYFGLLDGSAGLITTVWSASIFLIAATFFTVAWATVREHGPIELLMRKLTARSSKGSVA; via the coding sequence ATGAATGATCCAATACGACACCCCAACCGGCTAGCCGGCATCGATGTCGCCCGCTATATTGCCCTCGCCGGCATGGTATTCGTTAATTTTCATTTAGCAATGCATGCGCAACCAGCCCGTCAGGATTGGCTGGATACGCTGTTCAAGGTCCTCGAAGGGAAAGCGTCTGCAACGTTTGTCGTTTTGGCTGGCATTAGCCTGGCACTGGCAACACGTTCAATGGACTCTGCCAAGGCGCGTGTATCGATTGCACCGCGTGCGCTTTTCCTGTTTGTCGCAGGCTGCGGGAATCTATGCATCTTTCCTGCGGATATCCTCCACTATTACGGTGTGTACTTCTTGCTGGCACTGCCTCTCATGCACGCACGTTCGCTGATTCTGGTGGTATTGATTTTTGTCGTCACAGTGATTTCACTCTGGGCGCAGCTCACATTTGACTACAGCACAGCCTGGAACTGGACAACACTTGAATATGAAGACCTTTGGACATGGTCGGGCTTCCTGCGCAATTTGCTCTTCAATGGATTCCACCCGGTACTTCCATGGTTTGCCTTCCTGATATTCGGGCTACTCCTGGCTCGCTTGCAGCTCGAGAAAAATCATGTGCAGGTCTTCCTCGCAATATCTGGCCTCATCATCATGGCGGGTACCAGCCGGGTCGCGCCCTATTTCGAGTCCTATTCCTTCCGATGGCTGTTCACAACAACGCCAATGCCGCCTGGGCCACTATATTTCCTGATGGGAGTCGGTACTGCAAGTTTCCTGATCGGAGGGTGCCTTTGGCTTGCTGCAAGAATGTCTTGTTTGGGGTGGATGGCAAAGGCAGGCAAGATGACATTGACCTTGTACATAGCTCACATTTTGATAGGAATGAGCATATTGGAATACTTTGGTCTACTCGACGGATCTGCCGGATTGATTACTACAGTGTGGTCTGCATCGATATTCCTGATCGCGGCAACTTTCTTCACAGTCGCGTGGGCAACTGTCCGGGAGCATGGGCCAATAGAATTATTGATGAGAAAACTCACCGCGCGTTCCAGCAAGGGCAGTGTCGCGTAA
- a CDS encoding AraC family transcriptional regulator, whose product MQHSPPGTLTVSAHFLHGMLHFVRTRHGEDVVAQVLASAAIPHSLLDQPDARLTRQQYAALYRTVAATLDDEMLGLWSRPIRTGTLKYLMLSLLDAPTVLVAQNRFVRFWNLLLDDYRLQISTRNNLVRLALVPRTAGTPVAPLGHELMMKLAHGIASWLLGREIGLHRVEFGFARTRHAEDYAFLYPGEVHCDADQTSIYFAYADCTEPFRREKHELWAFLKRAPEDWTFTAMHRASISARTREYLEQNLARPVTIQELAQALHVSVRTLNRRFAEEGTHFQAVKDGLRRDIAVHRLASSNTGMAALAFDLGFSDATGFCRAFRHWTGSSPSDYRKGTRQGE is encoded by the coding sequence ATGCAGCACTCTCCGCCCGGCACCCTGACCGTTTCCGCGCATTTCCTGCACGGGATGCTGCACTTCGTCCGTACCCGGCACGGAGAAGACGTGGTGGCGCAGGTATTGGCCAGCGCCGCCATCCCGCATTCGCTGCTCGACCAGCCGGACGCGCGCCTGACGCGCCAGCAGTATGCGGCGCTGTATCGCACCGTGGCGGCGACGCTCGATGACGAAATGCTGGGCCTGTGGTCGCGCCCGATCCGCACCGGCACGCTGAAGTACCTGATGCTCAGCTTGCTGGATGCACCCACCGTGCTGGTTGCCCAGAACCGTTTCGTGCGCTTCTGGAACCTGCTGCTGGACGACTACCGCCTGCAGATCTCGACCAGGAACAACCTGGTGCGGCTGGCGCTCGTGCCACGAACGGCCGGGACGCCGGTGGCACCGCTGGGGCATGAGCTGATGATGAAGCTGGCGCATGGCATCGCCAGCTGGCTGCTCGGCCGGGAGATCGGCCTGCACCGGGTGGAATTCGGCTTCGCGAGGACCAGGCATGCGGAGGACTACGCCTTCCTGTATCCGGGCGAAGTGCATTGCGATGCGGACCAGACGAGCATCTACTTTGCCTACGCGGATTGCACGGAGCCGTTCCGGCGCGAGAAGCATGAGCTGTGGGCGTTCCTGAAACGCGCACCGGAAGACTGGACGTTTACGGCAATGCACCGTGCCTCCATCTCGGCCAGGACACGCGAGTATCTCGAACAGAACCTGGCACGGCCGGTGACGATCCAGGAACTGGCGCAGGCGTTGCATGTTTCCGTCCGCACGCTGAACCGCCGGTTCGCGGAGGAGGGAACCCACTTCCAGGCCGTGAAGGACGGGCTGCGGCGCGATATCGCGGTGCACCGGCTGGCCAGCTCCAACACGGGCATGGCCGCGCTGGCCTTCGACCTGGGATTTTCCGATGCGACGGGTTTTTGCCGCGCCTTCCGGCACTGGACCGGCAGCAGCCCGTCGGATTACCGAAAGGGGACGCGGCAGGGAGAGTGA
- the fabF gene encoding beta-ketoacyl-ACP synthase II, with the protein MGLVSPLGSGVEAVWRRLLDGRSGLVTLPGEITEGIASGVAGVVPALTPDCPWGFDPALAVEAKDLKKMDRFSVFALAAAQEALAQAGWHPESDEARERTATIVGSGVGGFGAIVDAVRTTDGRGPRRLSPFTVPSFLANMAAGHISIRHGFRGPLGAPVTACAASAQAIGDALRLIRAGEADVAVCGGAEACIDRVSFGAFAAARTMSTGFNGEPTRASRPFDAGRDGFVMGEGAGMLVIEELEHALARGATPIAEVLGYGTSADAYHMTSPPEDGAGGRRAMELAIRQANLAPAQIGHLNAHATSTPVGDTSELAAIRAIFGTGKGPAVSATKSATGHLLGAAGGVEAIFTVLALRDQLAPPTLNLGQADPATQGIDIVSGAPRALSTDYAISNGFGFGGVNASLVFGRV; encoded by the coding sequence ATGGGCCTGGTGTCGCCATTGGGCAGTGGCGTCGAGGCCGTATGGCGCCGGCTCCTGGATGGCCGGTCAGGGCTGGTGACATTGCCCGGCGAGATCACCGAGGGCATCGCCTCCGGCGTGGCAGGCGTGGTGCCCGCCTTGACGCCGGACTGCCCATGGGGTTTCGACCCGGCCCTTGCCGTGGAAGCGAAGGACCTCAAGAAGATGGACCGCTTCAGCGTGTTCGCGCTGGCCGCCGCCCAGGAAGCGCTGGCGCAGGCCGGCTGGCACCCGGAGAGCGACGAGGCCCGCGAACGCACGGCCACCATCGTCGGCTCGGGGGTCGGCGGCTTCGGCGCCATCGTCGATGCCGTGCGCACCACCGATGGCCGCGGACCGCGCCGGCTGTCGCCCTTCACCGTGCCGAGCTTCCTGGCCAACATGGCGGCCGGCCACATCTCCATCCGCCACGGCTTCCGCGGCCCGCTGGGCGCGCCCGTCACCGCCTGCGCCGCCAGCGCCCAGGCCATCGGCGACGCGCTGCGCCTGATCCGTGCCGGCGAAGCCGATGTCGCCGTGTGCGGCGGCGCCGAGGCCTGCATCGACCGCGTCAGCTTCGGCGCCTTCGCCGCCGCCAGGACCATGTCGACCGGATTCAACGGCGAACCCACCCGCGCATCCCGCCCGTTCGATGCCGGGCGCGATGGCTTCGTCATGGGCGAAGGCGCCGGCATGCTCGTCATCGAGGAACTGGAGCACGCGCTGGCGCGCGGCGCCACGCCGATCGCCGAAGTGCTGGGCTATGGCACCAGCGCCGACGCGTACCACATGACTTCCCCGCCAGAAGACGGCGCCGGCGGGCGGCGGGCCATGGAACTGGCCATCCGCCAGGCAAACCTGGCACCCGCGCAGATCGGGCACCTGAATGCGCACGCCACGTCCACGCCGGTCGGCGACACCAGCGAGCTGGCCGCCATCCGGGCCATCTTCGGCACGGGCAAGGGGCCGGCCGTATCGGCCACCAAGTCGGCGACGGGCCACCTGCTGGGCGCCGCGGGCGGCGTGGAAGCCATCTTCACCGTACTGGCCCTGCGCGACCAGCTGGCACCGCCCACGCTGAACCTGGGACAGGCCGATCCGGCGACGCAGGGCATCGACATCGTCAGCGGCGCGCCGCGCGCGCTGTCGACCGACTACGCCATCTCGAACGGCTTCGGTTTCGGCGGCGTCAACGCCAGCCTGGTGTTCGGCAGGGTGTAG